Proteins co-encoded in one Ralstonia sp. RRA genomic window:
- the mobF gene encoding MobF family relaxase, with the protein MINIAKITNPKYLFEHSKHEYYTEGDNEKGFFTGSGSRYMKSEGKEVSQKQFEYLVGLGGKDNQGVEIDPGAPKDWSILYNRVSDEDREKMDKAFKEALIETAKAIEENTYYRKTENGKEEYVLARGVSMAIFQHHTSRSVKDKAVDCHEHGHIIVFPKVLGRDGKMYSHTLYDLINEKDGQGNKQTTLKYLDQVFQHSLAKFLTNEMGYTVSRGVKDSFRIDGISDDLRKEFSQRTESIKEMAKEGADYSELKKLSLQQRNSKSENDLSVLREQWHERMKDRNFDISSVQSMKGKQVNLDKSFEEAFKGYKFITEKQLKLMALSESKFSTKTYQEKLDEFKGSEKLQQLKKGFYLHKSNKSMEKLGNQYRQHKKIEFVKSLKNRNIPIQKQANHSKGVQKPTNNRVADSTPAPSQSKLAKDTKAVSGKQSDKILSQLNELASSHALRMVQILSQTEGKPGTEGQAIAKEISNYQQQHSQLMDAYREALQQENKQSIEI; encoded by the coding sequence ATGATAAACATCGCCAAAATAACTAATCCAAAATATTTGTTTGAGCATTCAAAACATGAATATTACACAGAAGGCGACAATGAAAAAGGTTTTTTCACTGGCTCTGGAAGTAGATATATGAAATCGGAAGGCAAGGAAGTTTCACAAAAACAATTTGAATATCTTGTAGGTTTAGGTGGTAAAGATAATCAAGGTGTAGAGATTGACCCTGGAGCACCAAAGGATTGGTCAATTCTCTATAACCGTGTTTCTGATGAAGATAGAGAAAAGATGGATAAAGCTTTCAAGGAAGCTTTGATTGAAACAGCAAAAGCTATTGAAGAAAATACCTATTATAGAAAAACAGAGAATGGAAAAGAAGAATATGTTTTAGCCCGTGGTGTATCAATGGCAATCTTTCAACACCATACTTCAAGAAGTGTGAAAGATAAAGCCGTTGATTGTCATGAACATGGACATATTATTGTGTTTCCAAAAGTTCTAGGAAGAGATGGGAAAATGTATTCTCATACTCTTTATGATTTGATAAACGAGAAAGATGGACAAGGTAATAAACAAACAACATTAAAATATCTTGACCAAGTATTTCAGCATAGTTTAGCTAAATTCCTAACAAATGAAATGGGTTATACGGTTAGCCGTGGTGTAAAAGATAGTTTTAGAATTGATGGTATTTCAGACGATTTGAGAAAAGAATTTTCACAAAGAACAGAATCTATTAAGGAAATGGCAAAGGAAGGGGCTGATTATTCTGAATTGAAAAAGCTATCTTTACAGCAGAGAAATTCAAAATCTGAAAATGATTTGTCTGTTCTTCGTGAGCAATGGCATGAAAGAATGAAGGATAGAAATTTTGATATTTCTTCTGTTCAGTCAATGAAGGGAAAGCAAGTCAATTTAGATAAATCTTTTGAAGAAGCATTCAAAGGATATAAATTCATTACTGAAAAACAGCTAAAACTCATGGCTTTAAGTGAATCTAAATTTTCTACAAAAACATATCAAGAGAAATTAGATGAATTTAAAGGAAGTGAAAAACTACAACAATTGAAGAAGGGGTTTTATCTCCATAAATCTAACAAGTCTATGGAAAAACTTGGCAATCAATACAGGCAACACAAAAAGATTGAATTTGTCAAGTCTTTGAAGAATAGAAATATTCCTATTCAGAAACAAGCCAATCATAGTAAAGGAGTTCAGAAACCAACCAATAATAGAGTGGCAGATAGCACACCAGCACCTTCACAATCGAAGCTTGCCAAGGATACAAAAGCCGTTTCTGGTAAGCAGTCAGACAAGATTTTGAGCCAGCTAAATGAACTTGCTTCTTCTCATGCTTTAAGAATGGTTCAGATACTTTCTCAAACAGAAGGTAAGCCAGGAACAGAAGGACAAGCAATAGCGAAAGAAATATCTAACTACCAACAACAACATTCACAGTTGATGGATGCTTATAGAGAAGCACTACAACAAGAAAACAAACAATCCATAGAAATATAA
- a CDS encoding primase-helicase family protein has product MNNNNNKYNNVNVEAILNTEGNKANYLYASCHTSIDKDLMLKFAKQYFNEYFFVEDFAGEPVVLRPFHSTRIIEGNDGRKRTYTTLKYKKYTHEKFIKQRRKEIFEVRVENQRTNKMEVKEIRYVDFWLDTMTDLCKVYKETVFDPSPYFDNPDVLNMWTGFVEPKKGDISIFLDYIENLVGNKINAEYIVKLLAYTVRFPHRNTGTSIVLVGPHGCGKSTLSETIRAICPNHSNTVENLKKDLLEGFNEEYTYTKYFLHEESFFSGDKESSNHLKTLITGETRKTKTKFFANDGVDNYAFHVFTSNHEVPVNLEIGDRRYNLFKCKKTDFNYDEYYDWLKGEGKHSLVNYFMNEVDLEGFNPRKILKTKEHDEATLSCLPPIENYLNQLLHLECEWLEVFDDESLISEKWISEEIKVNRQKVYDGFVKYCKDHDLHKTLRDNPPAVFTKKLAELFDFPKNHKDNWKDAKIGRYYKIPQLNNAREMFCEAIKVDICVFYQEKYEEKIEAQIKKLEYEANLKSGKFDHAKKEFPEEVKVEIPKYMPKFGKQEAYYGEEK; this is encoded by the coding sequence ATGAATAATAATAACAACAAATATAATAATGTCAATGTTGAAGCTATATTGAATACGGAAGGAAATAAAGCGAACTATCTTTATGCTAGTTGTCATACTTCAATAGACAAAGATTTAATGTTGAAATTTGCAAAACAGTATTTTAATGAGTATTTCTTCGTTGAAGATTTCGCTGGTGAACCTGTTGTATTGCGACCATTCCATTCAACAAGAATAATTGAAGGAAACGATGGAAGAAAGAGAACATACACAACATTGAAATATAAGAAATATACTCACGAAAAATTTATCAAACAAAGAAGGAAAGAGATATTTGAAGTTAGAGTTGAAAATCAAAGAACCAACAAAATGGAAGTTAAAGAAATTCGTTATGTTGACTTCTGGTTAGACACAATGACTGATTTATGTAAGGTATATAAAGAAACCGTTTTTGACCCATCACCTTACTTTGATAATCCAGATGTATTGAATATGTGGACTGGATTTGTTGAGCCAAAAAAGGGAGATATAAGCATATTTCTAGATTATATTGAAAATCTTGTTGGAAATAAAATAAATGCTGAATATATCGTTAAATTGCTTGCTTATACAGTTAGATTTCCACATAGAAATACTGGAACATCAATTGTCCTTGTCGGTCCACATGGTTGTGGAAAATCCACATTATCAGAAACTATAAGAGCAATCTGCCCAAATCATTCAAATACAGTTGAGAATTTAAAAAAGGACTTATTGGAAGGGTTCAATGAAGAATACACATATACAAAATATTTTCTTCATGAAGAAAGCTTCTTTTCTGGTGACAAAGAATCATCAAATCACTTAAAAACTCTTATTACTGGCGAAACAAGAAAGACAAAAACAAAATTCTTCGCTAATGATGGTGTTGATAACTATGCTTTTCATGTTTTTACAAGCAATCATGAAGTTCCTGTTAATTTAGAAATAGGCGACAGAAGATATAATTTATTCAAATGTAAAAAGACTGATTTTAATTATGACGAATATTATGATTGGTTGAAAGGTGAAGGCAAACATTCATTAGTTAATTATTTCATGAATGAAGTTGATTTAGAAGGATTTAATCCAAGGAAAATACTTAAAACAAAAGAACACGATGAAGCTACTTTGAGTTGCCTTCCACCAATTGAAAATTACTTGAACCAATTACTACATCTTGAATGTGAGTGGCTAGAAGTTTTTGATGATGAATCATTGATTTCTGAAAAATGGATTTCCGAAGAAATAAAAGTAAATAGACAAAAGGTTTATGATGGATTTGTCAAGTATTGTAAAGACCATGATTTACATAAAACTCTTCGTGATAATCCACCAGCAGTGTTCACAAAAAAACTAGCTGAATTGTTTGATTTTCCAAAAAACCATAAAGATAACTGGAAAGATGCGAAGATTGGTAGATACTACAAAATCCCACAACTTAATAACGCAAGAGAAATGTTTTGTGAAGCTATTAAAGTTGATATTTGTGTTTTCTATCAAGAGAAATACGAAGAAAAGATAGAAGCCCAAATCAAAAAATTAGAATATGAAGCTAATTTGAAGTCTGGAAAATTTGACCATGCCAAAAAAGAATTTCCAGAAGAAGTGAAGGTTGAAATTCCCAAATACATGCCAAAGTTTGGAAAACAAGAAGCATATTATGGAGAAGAAAAATGA
- a CDS encoding type IV secretion system DNA-binding domain-containing protein, whose amino-acid sequence MKKVRYLSSSNMDDMLTPDTPRRYYNQILGWLCFLFVVFSFSLGMFFFKNIPFFKILLAIIHHDSEYLSYFNMSIFYGKCFFVFFPSGLASWFLTGLITPPITRQTHLAGNFLDDSAQVIKNYETDFKTPEDKKDIAFIRSNEIDFNLCGKQFPNYADGVPVKRTVYLPPNILELSTIVRGEAGSGKSVVLNRYIKEAIDNKHKVILHSVKGDEIDMLSGYCDFYLIQPWESKGYALDFLNMLVSNSEAVEKARIRTFVESFTQAKEGKADFFNKGSIAVLEGLVRCVVSESKENGVVLANLGNIVKLWNQFQVNPVDENIDLSDEKAVKKEVDKNNQQLQLIKDFLVQWNRPATVYVDPQNAKTSLCVLASCAETIRRFEVLSDFWKDRKTLNIRKWLKTEPKKDRKVIILVNSNQFGDVANCYISAFINLIVDEVIEESYKVKHQLHFILDEFPQLTAIDLQKFLKLPDVGRGKGIRVRVALQRTSQIKSSFNMDGDSFAGAFQNKIWARMASDDFPNIERELGKRDIAETIATANYGNGSQGKSINSKQQKSKVDVANVNELQNILGPVATDKFIGVRVLFKFTNNPRVGVVLLPAVKFDKKERRNIIVSSSGSNVNKKANTHSEDDKEEITIQNEVIHDIDVLHLDPPTVGHEEENPMSSAMVEIGAHAIGGEALSIAVQTGELLDALTTTHSGSGNIIQSNETTLEQRIENKINRNVDSLKKLASLRKAEITHDGDLEL is encoded by the coding sequence ATGAAAAAAGTTCGCTACTTATCAAGTTCAAACATGGACGACATGTTAACCCCTGACACTCCAAGAAGGTATTACAACCAAATTCTAGGATGGCTTTGTTTTTTATTCGTCGTTTTCTCGTTTTCTTTGGGAATGTTCTTCTTCAAAAACATTCCATTTTTCAAGATATTATTGGCAATAATCCATCATGATTCTGAATATTTGTCTTACTTCAACATGTCTATTTTTTATGGAAAATGTTTTTTTGTATTCTTTCCTTCTGGTTTGGCTTCATGGTTTTTAACTGGACTGATTACACCACCAATCACAAGACAAACTCATTTGGCTGGAAATTTTTTGGATGATTCAGCACAAGTTATCAAGAACTACGAAACAGATTTCAAGACACCAGAAGATAAAAAAGATATTGCTTTTATTCGTTCTAATGAAATTGATTTTAATTTATGTGGAAAACAGTTCCCAAATTATGCTGATGGTGTGCCAGTAAAAAGGACTGTTTATCTTCCACCAAATATCCTAGAACTTTCAACTATTGTTCGTGGTGAAGCTGGCTCTGGTAAATCTGTTGTATTGAATAGATACATCAAGGAAGCGATTGATAATAAGCACAAGGTTATTCTTCATTCTGTTAAAGGTGATGAAATAGACATGTTGAGTGGCTATTGTGATTTTTATTTAATACAACCTTGGGAATCGAAAGGATATGCCCTTGATTTTCTGAACATGCTTGTGAGTAATTCAGAAGCAGTAGAGAAGGCTAGAATTAGAACTTTTGTGGAAAGCTTTACACAAGCAAAAGAAGGAAAAGCCGATTTTTTTAATAAAGGTTCAATAGCAGTATTAGAAGGATTGGTTAGATGTGTTGTGTCAGAATCAAAAGAAAATGGTGTTGTTCTGGCTAACCTTGGAAATATAGTTAAGTTGTGGAATCAGTTTCAAGTTAATCCAGTTGATGAAAATATAGACCTTTCAGACGAAAAGGCAGTGAAAAAAGAAGTAGATAAAAATAATCAGCAACTTCAACTTATCAAGGATTTTTTGGTTCAATGGAATAGACCAGCCACTGTTTATGTAGACCCACAAAATGCGAAAACTTCTCTATGTGTTCTGGCTTCATGTGCTGAAACCATAAGAAGATTTGAAGTTCTTTCTGATTTCTGGAAAGATAGAAAAACTTTGAATATAAGAAAATGGTTAAAAACAGAACCAAAGAAAGATAGAAAGGTAATTATTCTAGTTAATTCAAACCAATTTGGTGATGTGGCAAATTGCTATATTTCAGCATTTATCAATTTGATTGTTGATGAAGTCATTGAAGAAAGCTACAAGGTAAAACATCAACTTCATTTTATTCTTGATGAATTCCCACAACTTACAGCAATAGATTTACAAAAATTCTTGAAATTGCCAGATGTTGGTCGAGGTAAAGGAATTCGTGTCAGAGTCGCATTACAGAGAACTTCACAAATAAAATCATCTTTCAATATGGATGGAGATAGTTTTGCTGGTGCTTTCCAAAATAAAATTTGGGCTCGTATGGCATCAGATGACTTTCCTAATATAGAAAGAGAATTAGGAAAAAGAGATATAGCCGAAACAATAGCAACAGCTAACTATGGAAATGGTAGCCAAGGAAAGAGCATAAACAGTAAACAACAGAAATCAAAAGTTGATGTTGCCAATGTGAATGAGCTTCAAAATATTTTAGGACCAGTAGCAACAGATAAATTCATTGGTGTTCGCGTTCTATTCAAATTCACAAATAATCCAAGGGTAGGAGTGGTTTTACTTCCAGCAGTTAAGTTTGATAAAAAGGAACGAAGAAATATTATTGTTTCATCTTCTGGAAGCAATGTGAATAAAAAAGCAAATACTCATTCAGAAGATGATAAGGAAGAAATCACAATACAAAATGAAGTCATACATGATATTGATGTTCTACACCTTGACCCACCAACAGTAGGGCATGAAGAAGAAAATCCAATGAGTTCAGCAATGGTAGAAATTGGAGCACATGCGATAGGTGGAGAAGCTTTATCTATTGCTGTTCAAACTGGTGAATTATTAGATGCTTTAACAACCACCCATTCAGGAAGTGGAAATATAATCCAGTCAAATGAAACAACATTAGAACAGAGAATAGAGAACAAGATAAATAGAAATGTTGATAGTTTGAAGAAACTTGCTTCACTTCGTAAAGCGGAAATAACACATGATGGAGATTTAGAATTATGA